The Gigantopelta aegis isolate Gae_Host chromosome 3, Gae_host_genome, whole genome shotgun sequence genome segment TTTCACTGCAGAGTAGTACAGTCTTCTAAAAACATAGGTATATCCACAGAAGAGAAACAGGCCCCAGAGAATGTAGAGGAGCTGACACATAAACAGCATCATCCTAGCTCCCGATGACAGCCCCATAATAATATCTGAtgaaatctgaacaacaaaatgaaataaaattatcacaattaaatatttcagtttttGAATTCTTGGAGGAACAAGCTGCATCTGTGTTGCTGTCAGCAGTGAAAACAATAGAATACTGAAGGCAGATGTCAAACACGGGAAAACTGAGCTGTATAGGAAATATTGCAGCACGTCTGGGAATGCACCATTTGAATTGTATCCATCAAAGAACAAGTAGAATGCTCTCATGGCACAGAAGTAAAATATCAACAAGTTTAATGTGAAGAAGTATCGCCGACTCAACAAGCGGTTTATCTGCCACAACTGAATCATGCTGGCAATGACAAAAACTGCTATTAGTGTGAAAACACTGCCAAACAGGTAGAGATGTGCTGGCCAGGCAAACTTCCACTTCTTCTTGGCCAACTTCCAGTCAGGACCAGGCTCTGCTATACCTTGAGGGGGTTCCATTGTCGCATATGGGTTCTTGGTCCCAGGATTAGATTCTGGGGTGGGTTCTGGGGTTGCTACTGGTTCTTCTTTGGACTTGGAAGATGGTGTATTTGTGACTTCTGCCTTAGAAGTTGTAACATGTGTTGTCTCTACATTATTAACAGAGCTGGTCTGAGGATCACTAGATGTAGATGTCTGTATGACCACCGTCAGTGCTATGGTGCTATTTTGGTTTGGATTTGCTTCTGTAGCTTGGGTTACTGGACTTGCTGTATCAACTGACATTTTAGTGGATGCTGTTTCAGTCACCTTGCCAACAGCAGTCTCTACAAATGTGGCACTGATTGAGGGCACAGAGCTGAATGTTACAGACCCAAAATTACTTCCCTCAGCTGTTACTGGTTCTAGGCTGCTGCTTCCAGATTCTGCTGTCTCTGGGCTGCTTCCTTCAAACACTGGCTTAGTACTAGTCACTAGAACAGTACTGCTCTTTTTTCTTGATGTTGCTGGTTCAGGACTGATGCCACTAGCTGTTGTTAATGTGCTTCCTTCAGTTACTGCAGAAGGGAATGACTGTGTATTGTCAGTGGACACATCAGTTCTGTTTGCATATTCTAGACTTATCGCAGGGACTGGCCCTGGTGATGAACCTGACTGTGATGATAATCCAGGTTCAGGTGATGATTTTTGAGATGTTGAAGGTTCTGTAGCTGGTTCTGTAGCTGTCTCTGTAGCTGATTTTGAAGATGTGACAATTGTTGCAGGCAAATTTGACATGAAACCATTTACAGTTGTCAGCACTGGAGGATCTTCCTGTTTTGAAGCATTGTTGGATGTTGGCAGAGGTAAAATACTGGCTTCAGTACTATGCTGGAAAGATTTAGTGTTCTGTGCAGTTTTTAAGTTTTCAGCAGATGGTTCTATGTGTTTGGTAGTGGAGGTAATCAATTGTACTAAATTCTGACTCAACTGCTTTGAAGGATCTAGTTTTGGAATGCTTGTTGTCTGGCCCCGTTGAACTGATTCTGTATAGTGGACTGGACTTGAAGTTGAGATATATGCATCATGTTCACGGTTTTCATGTGGAGATGTCATATGTCCAGGTGTAGTGACCACAGTTCGAACATTGTTTGAACCAACACTGGAGGTGTTTCTAATCTCTGGATGTTtcaaattatcatcaaattcTGGAGATGTTTTAACTGAAACAGTTGTAGTACTACTAGACAGATTCTCTAGGCCACCATCTGGAAACTGTGTTGAAGACTTATCATTAACTCTGCTAGCTGTAGATGGCTTATCATCAACTATGCTTGCTGAAAAACTGGGCACATTAGaaactttgtttgttttcacatcTAAAGTGGTACTTAATGTTACCATCTCAACACCATTAGTCTGTTTAACAAAATCTGTAGCTGGCAAACTTGATGAAGTTTTAGAAGCACTGGTTGAATTACCAGAGAGCAAAACATTGTCATGTTTTACGGAATCACTTTTTTTATCTGATTCCGAACCACCAGTTACACCCTGTACTttatcattatttgttttttggatTGGTGCAACAGAGGACAACTGTTGACTGACAAAATTATCTCTTCTTTTAGAAGTCTTACTTGAACTATTTTGAGCTTCATTCACAGATTTCTTAACACGGTGAACCAACACGATATATTGATTTCTCTTCTGTGATGATGGTCTCTCAAGGCGGTTTGCATCATTGTCTGTCTTTTCCTCCAGCTCATCATTATATAATTGCGTAATTTGATAGAAAACACCCTGCAGCTTCTTTCTCTTCCTATACTGGTCAAGGAATTCACGTTCTTTCAAAAGGGCACCATGATTACTTCTTTCCAAGAGTATTGTGTCAGGTTTATTAAAGTGCCATCGTTGTCTAGAATAGGAAACATCTGAATTAAATTCCTTCCCTTGCCTGGAAATGGATTTAAACGGAACAATGGATTGTCTATTTGTAGATTCACCAGTGTCTGGCATAAATGTCTTCTGGAGGAGTAACGTTCCACCCTTGAAGGCATAACTTGGTCTATTTTCATCTACAGGATTATGAGATATTAGATGAACAAAGCTGGTATTCAGATCTCTTGGCTTTGGGTGACCATTTTGATTATAACTGGACAGGTTTCTAGTTGTCAGTTTGTCATAAACCTGTGTATCCTGGGTGCCACCATTTTTATTGTAACTCAGTGTTTTGCTCTTCAACTTGCTGTATAATTGTCTGATCTGGGTTTCATGGTTTTTATGGATTTCCTGGTCATCAAGTCTTAAAATTCCATATACtctgcagacacacacacacatgtacatgcacaaGATGGTAACACGTAAGTTGTGCTTTTCCATGACCGAGCTGGCAGGACGACATCCCTCAGAAGACACACGTGAAGAATGCACACCGCGATCAGTGCCTAATCATTGGTCATGTGATCATCATTCAGCCATTCACCTGTTGGTGGATGATTCCAGTTTCCTGTCTTAGGTTCATCTTGCTGATCAAACAATATCAGATCTCCAGCAGTCTgcaaagaaacaaatatattttaaataccttAAGGTCTATATCAGTTTATCAATCTAGTCAGTTTATCAATCTAGTCAGTTTAAATCTCTCTATTTTCCTCTCTCTTTTAGTGTGTGTATTTGAGAGacagtcgggggggggggggggggggggggggggggggagagagagagagagagagagagagagagaggaggagagagagagagagagagagagagagagagagagagcgcatTCACTCAGCTCTTAGGcaatctataaataaataaagtctaTTTACCTGTCTATATCTGTTTATCAATCTAGTAATTTCAAATGCATGTGCATACAGTgatagacacagacagacaaaaccaTCCACTACCATCATTAATTAATCTATAGTT includes the following:
- the LOC121367624 gene encoding uncharacterized protein LOC121367624 codes for the protein MEKHNLRVTILCMYMCVCVCRVYGILRLDDQEIHKNHETQIRQLYSKLKSKTLSYNKNGGTQDTQVYDKLTTRNLSSYNQNGHPKPRDLNTSFVHLISHNPVDENRPSYAFKGGTLLLQKTFMPDTGESTNRQSIVPFKSISRQGKEFNSDVSYSRQRWHFNKPDTILLERSNHGALLKEREFLDQYRKRKKLQGVFYQITQLYNDELEEKTDNDANRLERPSSQKRNQYIVLVHRVKKSVNEAQNSSSKTSKRRDNFVSQQLSSVAPIQKTNNDKVQGVTGGSESDKKSDSVKHDNVLLSGNSTSASKTSSSLPATDFVKQTNGVEMVTLSTTLDVKTNKVSNVPSFSASIVDDKPSTASRVNDKSSTQFPDGGLENLSSSTTTVSVKTSPEFDDNLKHPEIRNTSSVGSNNVRTVVTTPGHMTSPHENREHDAYISTSSPVHYTESVQRGQTTSIPKLDPSKQLSQNLVQLITSTTKHIEPSAENLKTAQNTKSFQHSTEASILPLPTSNNASKQEDPPVLTTVNGFMSNLPATIVTSSKSATETATEPATEPSTSQKSSPEPGLSSQSGSSPGPVPAISLEYANRTDVSTDNTQSFPSAVTEGSTLTTASGISPEPATSRKKSSTVLVTSTKPVFEGSSPETAESGSSSLEPVTAEGSNFGSVTFSSVPSISATFVETAVGKVTETASTKMSVDTASPVTQATEANPNQNSTIALTVVIQTSTSSDPQTSSVNNVETTHVTTSKAEVTNTPSSKSKEEPVATPEPTPESNPGTKNPYATMEPPQGIAEPGPDWKLAKKKWKFAWPAHLYLFGSVFTLIAVFVIASMIQLWQINRLLSRRYFFTLNLLIFYFCAMRAFYLFFDGYNSNGAFPDVLQYFLYSSVFPCLTSAFSILLFSLLTATQMQLVPPRIQKLKYLIVIILFHFVVQISSDIIMGLSSGARMMLFMCQLLYILWGLFLFCGYTYVFRRLYYSAVKRQKTFQYMTAGKSYLDESNSERKKFTLSLAVKVTLLAAVFGLVTVILEVYSIVSVYGVMSDKQPEAWAWWIYHTALRLTECLMCLTMSYIASQPFRYNQKYTHCFCYMLCAPCLEMSSCNHTGINDSLGWDNDQVDLHMSASRTNGQMNGKKKVHMSDTASIVPVVVQPSSGELSRPTSLLIIEDGYVRFQTDNDINKIVDSYTGGPRQEMLTFKSGDGIINGAYLMMEDPFSFDRASSHGYTRKSSLASSVMFRPPSSLSLADSMDMEIDKAFRSLRDTKGSDIVTDSASSCGTLTRPSFRISDSVERSTIEAYLEDQASHPLPMLRRSRSALGDISDEKRESWRQKLFRSRSDNSNYIKTKDLDNLKYFSLLDFERQHEMDEHLKVGKSVSGQYSSDDTFNGNDKPAADHSLDSGAARRLLTSSSDSDEIEV